The following are from one region of the Juglans regia cultivar Chandler chromosome 10, Walnut 2.0, whole genome shotgun sequence genome:
- the LOC108980600 gene encoding signal recognition particle 9 kDa protein, translating into MVYITSWDEFVERSVQLFRADPDSTRYVMKYRNCDGKLVLKVTDNRECLKFKTDQAQDAKKMEKLNNIFFTLMARGPDADVSEVTGKEPMDAQPTKKGRGRKQ; encoded by the exons ATGGTTTACATCACCTCGTGGGACGAGTTCGTCGAGCGATCCGTGCAGTTGTTCCGTGCCGATCCCGATTCT ACGCGGTATGTAATGAAATACCGGAACTGCGATGGTAAATTGGTTCTCAAGGTCACTGACAACCGAGAG TGTCTCAAGTTTAAGACAGACCAGGCGCAAGATGCTAAGAAGATGGAGAAGCTTAACAATATATTCTTCACGCTGATGGCTCGGGGTCCTGATG CGGATGTATCAGAAGTTACCGGAAAGGAACCGATGGACGCACAGCCAACcaagaaaggaagaggaaggaaaCAATAA
- the LOC108980599 gene encoding E3 ubiquitin protein ligase DRIP2-like — translation MANQVVKVRRQTIVACMTCPLCKKLFRDATTISECLHTFCRKCIYNKISEEELECCPICNIDLGCVPLEKLRPDHNLQDVRTKVFPLKRRKVNAPEFVPSNTLPARRKERSLSSLVVSTPRVSNQATMTGRRSRAVARKAIALKGSRFSIEKPIKKEEDSVDDHPESSSSPETSNKFPLNTGQCSSPGEPSHSTSIKEMENDPEPWEAKLDLWKPLNYLVEVANRTKAFKSNSQGSDAKLEPIQANESEGQVRKSKIKEIKRKSKVEDEMNITDPASSEIVKPKILRRVRRKREPAFGESGISPQAVLDAANAKPKRRPGPVWFSLVASEDQEGSAPLPQIPVNYLRIKDGNVPVSFIQKYVMRKLDLTSAVEVEIKCMGQPVVPTWRLHNLVDLWVRTASTSEQVPASIGSPAKDFVMVLAYARKVPET, via the exons ATGGCGAATCAGGTGGTGAAGGTGAGGAGGCAGACGATTGTGGCGTGCATGACTTGTCCTTTATGCAAGAAGCTCTTCAGAGATGCCACTACAATATCCGAATGCCTTCATACGT TTTGCAGGAAGtgcatatataataagattTCAGAAGAGGAATTAGAATGCTGTCCAATATGCAACATTGATCTGGGTTGTGTCCCACTGGAGAAATTAAG GCCGGACCACAATTTGCAAGATGTAAGGACAAAGGTTTTCCCTCTCAAAAGAAGAAAGGTAAATGCACCTGAATTTGTGCCTTCAAATACATTACCAGCCAGAAGAAAGGAGAGATCATTGTCATCATTGGTGGTCAGCACTCCCAGAGTGTCAAACCAGGCTACCATGACTGGAAGAAGATCAAGAGCTGTTGCAAGAAAGGCCATTGCTTTAAAAGGCTCCAGGTTTTCCATTGAGAAACCCATTAAAAAGGAGGAAGATTCTGTGGATGATCATCCAGAAAGTTCAAGCTCACCTGAGACTTCAAACAAGTTTCCACTAAATACTGGGCAG TGTTCTTCCCCTGGTGAGCCTAGCCATTCCACCTCCATTAAAGAAATGGAGAATGATCCCGAACCATGGGAAGCAAAATTGGATCTCTGGAAACCTTTAAACTATCTGGTGGAAGTTGCAAATAGGACTAAAGCTTTCAAGTCTAATTCACAGGGGTCTGATGCTAAATTAGAACCTATACAAGCTAATGAGAGCGAAGGTCAAGTGCGAAAATCcaaaattaaggaaattaaACGCAAGTCTAAAGTTGAGGATGAAATGAATATCACTGATCCTGCCTCTTCGGAAATAGTAAAACCCAAaattctgagaagggttcgccGGAAAAGGGAACCTGCTTTTGGAGAATCAGGTATTTCACCCCAAGCTGTGCTGGATGCTGCCAATGCAAAACCCAAAAGAAGACCCGGTCCAGTTTGGTTCTCTCTAGTAGCTTCTGAAGACCA AGAAGGAAGTGCACCCTTGCCACAAATTCCTGTAAACTACTTAAGAATAAA GGATGGAAATGTACCTGTTTCATTTATCCAAAAATATGTGATGAGGAAGCTAGATCTTACCAGTGCAGTCGAG GTTGAGATCAAATGCATGGGACAGCCAGTTGTCCCCACCTGGAGACTACATAATTTAGTTGATTTGTGGGTACGGACGGCGTCAACATCAGAACAAGTTCCAGCCTCCATTGGGTCCCCGGCCAAGGATTTCGTGATGGTGCTGGCCTATGCTCGAAAGGTTCCAGAAACTTGA